DNA sequence from the Cupriavidus sp. WKF15 genome:
GTCATCGTTGTCTCCACGTACAAATTATTGTCGGCGCGAACATCGGGACCATGGCGGAGTCCGGTGCGCAGGTGCAACTCTATGTGTGGCATCGATAAACATCCAATCGATTATTTGCTAACATCGATTCCATCTGGTTATCAGTATTACCGGGTTAACCTCATGTCCCGACAAGCCGTTGCTCCCCCGTCATCCGTGCTGGCCAGGCTGCGTTTCCGGCACCTGCAGTTGCTGGACGTCCTCGGACGCACCCGCAACCTGCGCGCGGCCGCCGAACAGCTGCACATCACCCAGCCGGCCGCCACCAAGATCCTGAGCGATATCGAGGGCATGCTCCAGGCAAAGCTGTTCGAGCGCCTGCCGCGCGACATGTGCCCGACGGACCTGGGCCTGTTCGCCGTACGCTACGCCAGCACGGCGGTGGCCGACCTCGGCAAGTTCGTCAGCGAACTGGAAACCCTGCGCGCGGGCGGGCACGGCCACCTCACGGTCGGTGCGATCTCCGCGTCGGCGGCGCAGGTGGTGACCGCCGGCATCCGCGAGATCCTGCAGAAGCGCCCGCGCCTGGTCATCCGGCTGGTGGAGCAGAGCAGCGACCAGCTCGCCGTGTGGCTGGAGGAAAAGAAGCTCGACATCATGGTCGGGCGCCTGACCGAGCCGCGCCAGCAGGCGATCTTCGATTTCGAGGTCCTGTCGCCGGAGCCGGTGTGGGTGGTATGCAAGCCGGACCATCCCTTGCTTGCCCAGGCACGACCGGAGCTGGCCGACCTGGCCGAATGGCCGTGGATCCTCTACCCGCCCGCCACTGCCATCCGGCAGCTGTTCGAAGAAACCTTTGCCGCCGCGGGTATCCGCTCGCTGGTCGGCATGGTGGAAACGCCCTCGATCTTCTCCACGCTGGAGCTGTTGCAGGCGACCGAGATGCTGTCGCTGCAGCCGCGCGCCGCGGTCGAGAAGTACGTCGGGCAAGGACTGCTCGGGCGCGTACCCGTGCCGATCCGCCGGGCCATGACGAGCTACGGCATCGTCACGCGGAAGAACGAACTGCGATCCGAGGCCATGGACGCGTTTGTGGAAATCCTGCGTACCGTGGCCAGGCAACAGGGTACGGCCGGGGATGCGATGGCCCCCGTGCAAGACCGGGACGACAGCGCCACCATTGCACCGATGCACCGCTGAGTTCCGGCCTCCGGCCTGTCGCGCGCAAACGACGCTGTTGGGCCCTCCGACATGGCAATCTTCCTAAACCGCAAGTCCATTGATCTGAGATCAAGTTCAGTCGCACCGCTCTCCCTACGATCGCTCGGCCTTACCAAGACGATCCAACAAGGAGATTCCGATGCGAGCCATCCCATCACAGATTGCAGTGGCCGCGCTGGCGGCATGCGCGTTGCTGAGCGCCTGCGGAGGCGGAGATGACAGCGGCAGCAGTCCGCCAGTCCCTCCCCCGGCGCCTTCGCCTACACCTTCGCCTACACCTTCGCCTGCCCCCTCGCCGACTCCGGCCCCACCGCATACCGGCGAATCATTGCCGAGCCTGTCGGCTCCACAGCCCGGCTCAACGGCAGCGGTCGGCAATGGCAGCGAGGGGCTGTGGTCGGAATTCATGACCGTCACATTCATCGACAGCGGCGCGCGCTTCGTCCGCGCCGAGCTGGTCGGTACCGTGCGCGGAGGCTTTCGGTTTTCCGGTTCAACCTGGAACTTCACGCCAGATACTGTCTCCGAGTTCCTTGTTGCGACGACCGTCACTGGCACAGGGACTATTGCGCTGAACAGCAAGCTTGACGGCTCCTACCAGAGGGCCGGATCGGACACGCCGTCAACCATCGGTGCCACATACGATCCCGCCAATGCGCTCGCAGTGGATCAGGCGAGCATCGAGGGAAGCTGGAAGCAAGACGGCTTCGAGATATCGATCGATGACCAGGGCAATGTCAGCGGCACCTACACGAGCGGCACAAAAATCTGCGCGTTGACAGGCACCGCGATGTTGGCCGAGCCGGGCTCAGCGAAGAATCTCTATCGAGTCAGTGTGACCCCTTCCGTTGCGACGTCGCCTGCAAGCACTGGCTGTGCCATGTCCGTAGACATCCCGCATCAGGGCTATGCCGCGATCCGCTTTGTGCCGTCCGATGGCAGCATCGTCACGACAAGCAACACCCTGTACCGCCGCTCGCTGACCATGGTCGCGACCACCGGCACTGGTGGCTTCTTCAAGACGCAAATGCTCAAGCAATAGCCGGCCGGCAGGTGGGCGGAGAAACGCGGTGGCGCCGAACTCAAAGCGTCGCGGCCACAGGGATCGACGCGTCACCATCGTCACGGTGCGGTCGTGCTACTCCTTCCCTGAGGAAAAGCCTGTCAGCGCTGGCGACGGGCAGGCCAGATCATGCACCTTCGCTTATTTCGGTGCCCGAGCCTCCGCCATCTCCATGAGCCGGCAAACCGTTTTCCAGTTCCGCGCTGTCATCGGTACGCCGAGCAGTCGCTCGCTGTTCGCGGCAAGCTTCGATGTTCCAACGCCTGCCGGGGCATGCAGATAGAACACCTTGCCATCGAGACGAAAGCGCTCGGACTCCAGCTTGATGGTGCCGAGTCGTTCCAGGTCGGGACTCGCGGGAGCGTCAGCCAGGAATCCGACCTGCAGGCGGTTTGCATCGCTTTCAGCATCGGGGAACGGATTGCGCTCGATCGCCCTGCGCAGATCATTCTGTGACAGCACCAGCACCGTTGGCTGAAAGCCGCGTCGACGCTTGATCTCCGGGCCGAGCTTCGATGCAATGTGCGCTGCCGCCTCCTTGCTGGCCTCGAATACCACGTTGCCGCTCTGGATATAGGTTCTGACTTCCACCGCACCCAGGCTATCGAGGATGGAAACCAGATCTTTCATCGGCAAGGCGTTCTTGCCGCCAACGTTAATGCCTCTCAGCAGCAGGATGTAGTGCTTCATTGACCCACCTCGGCGCTACCTGGCGCCACGTTTCAATGCTGGTTGCCCCAGGCCCCTCTGGAGAGCGCCTGACGCCGCCGCTTTGACAAGCTTCTGGAAGGTCGGGCATTCAGCATGGCTCGGCGCCGGGCATTCCGCCGCATGCCGCAGGCCGTGGCTCATCGCGCGAAGCCGCGTGATCAGCGCGTCGATCTCGTCGGCCTTTTCCAGCAGCAACTGCCTGTCGATGTGCGCCTGGCCATCAGGCGCGAACATCGAACGGATCTCATCCAGCGAGAGTCCCGCCGCCTGCCCGAGCGAGATCAGCGCAAGCTGATTCACGACGCCTTCTGCAAACCTGCGCCGGGCGCCCTGCGGGCCCAGCGACACGATCAGCCCCTTCTTCTCGTAATAGCGCAGTGTCGAAGCAGGCACCCCCGTGCGTTTGGCGACTTCGGCGATATCCATCAGACGGCCCTTGACTTGAAGTTGACTTCAACTTCTATAGTGGCCACATCGTTTCCGCAAGTCAACTGCAAGGAACCCCATGACACGCCTGCCAGAAATCGCCACGATCGTTGCCATCGGGATGGGTGCCACGGCCTTCATGGACGTCTGGCTGACGTTCCTCAAGCGCATCGGCGTCCCGACACTCAATTTCGCGTTCATCGGGCGATGGGTCGGCCACCTGTTTCGCGGGAGATTCGCGCACGCCTCGATCGGGCAGGCACAGCCGATTTCCGGCGAACGCGCACTGGGCTGGCTCACGCACTATGCGATCGGCATCGCGTTCGCGTGGCTGCTCATTGCGATCGGCGGTGCCAGCTGGGCCCACAACCCCACAGTGCTGCCGGCGGTTCTCGTCGGCATGGCTACAGTCGCGGCACCGCTGTTCATCATGCAGCCAGCCATGGGCGCCGGCTTTGCCGCTTCCCGGACGCCGACGCCGTTCAGGAACTGCCTGCGCAGCGTCGCCAATCACACCGTCTTTGGCTTCGGCCTGTACCTGTCCGCGCGCTGTATCGCATCTCTAATGCAATAAAGAACGCCTTCCCCGAACTACCGCAACGTAAACTGGATTAATCGCCATGAAGAAGCTAGCCATCATCTATCACAGCGCCCACGGCCACACCGAACACATTGCCGGGTGCGTGCAGGAAGGCGCGGCGAGCGTCGCCGATACCGAAGCCCGGCTGATCAAGGCCAGGGACCTGGCAGAAGCCCCGGAGGAACTGCTAGGGTACGACGCCTACATCCTCGGCTCGCCAACCTACCTTGGCGGTGTCTCCGGCACCTTCAAGACCTTCATGGATGCCACCGGGCGCCTGTGGCGAACGCAGCAACTCAAGGGGAAGCTCGCTGCCGGCTTCACGGTGTCGTCGCTGCCTGCCGGCGACAAGCAGTCAACGCTGATGTCGATCTTCGTGTTTTCCATGCAGCACGGGATGCTGTGGGTCGGCAACCCTATCTTGCCCGAGCAGCACGGCGGCGTTCCCTATGACGAGGCCGCCAACCGGCTGGGATCGTGGTCGGGCCTGATGGCCCAGTCCGACCACTCCGCGGCGGCAGATGCGTTCGCCCCCGGCGATGTGAAGACCGCCAGAATGTTCGGCAGGAACTTCGCCGAGACGCTGCACCGCGTCCGCTGAAATGCACGTCCCGCGCAACGAATACGAGGAACGCCCATGATCCCGAGGAAATACGGTCCGCAGTTGTTCAGCCTGGTGCTGTCGGGGCTGATGTCCCTGATCGTTGCCGGCATCTCGACGTATCGCGCTGTCGGCCTGGTACCGGACTTTGCCGGCATGTGGATCAGCGCATGGCTGACGGCCTGGCTGGTTGCGTTTCCTGCCGTCCTGCTGGTCACGCCGGTTGCGCGCAGGGCTGTGCAGGCACTCGTGGAGGAGTAACAACGCGCTGGCTGTCACCATCCCTATCCATCATTCACTTGCCCCTCCACTCCGGCGGCCGCCGACCCACGAACGCCTCCACGCCTTCGCGGAAGTCTTCGCTGCCATAGCACTGCCGCACCAGGTCATCGGTATCGGCCACTGCCTCCACGGTCTGTCGCCGCAATGACTCCTTCACGACCCGCTGCGTTACCGGCGCCAGCGCGGCGAGCCGGCCGCACAGGGCGTTGACCTCGCCGTCCAGCGCCTCCGGTGCATAGACCCCTTCCAGAAAGCCACACGCCAGCGCCGCATCGGCATCGAGTATCTGCGCGAGCAACAGCATGCGGCGCACGGGCTGCAGGCCCCATGCCGCACGCAGCTTGGCGAGGTTCTGTGCCGACAACGTATTGCCGAGCGTCTTCGCAATCGGCACGCCGAATTTTGCTTTGGGCGTCGCGACACGGAAATCGCATGCCGTGGCAATGGCAAGCCCGCCGCCCACCGCCCATCCTTCGACGACTGCCACGGTAGGCATCGGCAGCCGCTCTACCAGCCCGATGCCCTCGTCGATGCGCGCTTCGTAGCCCACCCCGTCGTCGCCACCGGAGAACTGCCGGAACTGGGCGATATCGGTGCCCGCGACAAAGGCCTCGCCGCCCGCGCCGCGCATGACCACCACGCGCGCGCCAGAGTTGCCCTCGGCGGAAAGCGTGCGGCAGTGCGAGGCAAGCTGCTCGTACATGGCCCACGTCATCGCATTGCGCGCGGCCGGACGGTCGAAGGTCAGCGTCGCGACCTGCCCTTGCCTCGTGAGCGTGACCCGCCCTTCGTCGGGCTGAGCGGTGCTCACGCGCCGAACGCGCCGGCCGCGGCCAGCGACTTCTGTTGGTCCTTCGAAAGCCCCAGCTCCGCCAGGATTTCCTCCGTATGCTGGCCCAGCAGCGGCGGCGGGCGCCGTACCTGTTGCGGCGTGCCGCCCATCTTCACGGCGAAGCCGATATTAGGCACCTTGCCTTCGATCGGGTGGTCGATCTCGATGCGCATCTGGCGGTGCCGGCCGTGCTCGCTGTCGAAGGCCTGCGGATAGGTCAGGATCGGCCCCGCCGGAATGCCGACTTCGAGCAGGTGTTCGATCCAGTAGTCGCAGCCCTGCCTGGCGAAACTCTCCTCCAGCGCGGCGATCAGTTCCTTGCGGTTGTTCAAGCGCAGCGCGACGGTGGCAAAGCGCTCATCGGCCAGCAGGTCCGGCCGGTCGATGGTCTTGCACAGCAACTGCCACAGCTTCTGGTTGGTCGCGCCCATGACGAAATAGCCATCGGCGGCCTTCATCGCCTGGTACGGCGCGCTCATGCGATTGGCCGTGCCCAGCGGCTCGGGCTCGCGGCCGGTGCCCCAGTATTCGCAGGTGTCCCAGATCGAGAACGCCAGCGCGGAGTCGAACAGCGACGCATCGACATACTGCCCCTTGCCAGTCGCCTTCGCACCGATATATGCGGACAGCATGCCGTAGGTCGCGAACAGCGCGCAGCCGATGTCGGCCACCGGCACGCCCGCCTTGACCGGCGCGCCGCCCGGGTAGCCAGTCACGCTCATCACGCCCGACATGGCCTGCGCCATCAGGTCGAAGCCGGGCCGGCTGGCCCACGGGCCGCTCTGGCCAAAGCCGGAGATGCTGCAGTAGACCAGCTTCGGGTTGATCTTGCTGAGCGTCTCGTAGTCGATGCCCAGGCGCTTCATCACGCCCGGACGATAGTTCTCGACCAGGATGTCGGCCGTCTGCGCCAGGCGATACAGTACCTCGCGGCCCGACTCGGTCTTGAGATCGAGCGTGACGCTGCGCTTGTTGCGGTTCATGTTGAGGAAGCCCATGCTGTCCGGGCCCTTCATCTTGAACCCCATCGAGCCGCGCGTCTGGTCGCCGCCCTCTGGCGGTTCGATCTTGATCACGTCGGCGCCAAGGTCGGCCAGCAGCATGCAGGCATAGGGGCCGGCCATGACCTGGCAGATGTCGAGCACGCGCACGCCGGCCAGCGGCAAGGGGCGAGCGGACGTCTGGTCGCGGGTATCGGCGAAATCTGTCATCGGGTACTTCCTGGATAAGGGTATCGGGTGGCGTGCGCGGGTGCGGGTGCGGCGGCGCGCCCGGCCATCAGGCTTCCGCCTTCACGCCGGCGTCCTTCACGACCCTGGCCCACTTGCTGGACTCGGACACGATGAAGGCGCCGAACTGCTGGCTCGTGCCGCCCGAGTCCTCGGCGCCGAAGCTCTTGAGGCGCTCGACCACGTCGGGCATGGCCAGCACGCGGTTGACGTCCTCGTTCATGCGCTGCACCAGCGCCGGCGCCATGCCTTTCGGGCCCACCAGGCCGTACCACGAGGCCGCGTCGAGGCCGGGGAAGCCGGACTCCGCCAGCGTTGGCACATTCGGATGACTGGCCGCGCGCTTCAGGCGGGTCTGCGCGATGGCGATCACCTTGCCCTGCTGGATGAACGGCGTGGCGGCGGTCATCGTGTCGAAGGCATAGTCGATCTGGCCGCCGAGCAGGTCCGCCACCAGCGGGCCCGAGCCCTTGTACGGCACGTGCACCACGTCGAGCTTCGCCTGCATCCGGAACATCTCCAGCGCCAGATGCTGGGCCGAGCCGATGCCAGACGAGCCGAAGGAAATCTTGCCGGGCTTCTGCCGGCACAGCGCCACGATCTCCGATACCGTGCGCACCTTCTGCTCGGGCCGACAGGTCAGCATATTGGGCGTGACGCCGACCATCGAGATCGGCGAGAAGTCGGTGCGCGGGTCGTACTTGACGTCGAGCAGCGCGGGGGCGATCGCATGGCTGTTGACGTGGGCCATCAGCAGCGTGGTGCCATCAGGCGGTTGCTTGGCGACATAGGCGGCGGCGATCGCGCCGGTCGCGCCCGGCTTGTTCTCCACCAGCACGCTGGTGTTCCACATGACCCCGAGCTTCTGCCCGATGACACGCGCCAGCACATCGGTGCCGCCGCCCGGCGCAAAGCCGACCACGATCCGCACCGGCCCGTGCACGTCGGCGGCGGCGCGCACGAGGCTGGGAACCGCCAATCCGGCCACGGCCGCGAGCATGAATTGTCTGCGCTGCATTGCGTGTCTCCGTCCTATGACTGGTCGTTATGGAGCCCATGATGCGCAATGCGGCTGCAGCAGGCTATCGCTATTTGGGGGATTCAGGTTTCGCGTTTTGCGCAAGCACCGCCAGCACGCCCTGCGCGGCCGACGACAGCGCGCCGGGCGGTCGGTGGCACAGCACGAACTGCCGCTGCGCCCAGGGCCCGGCGATGGGCAGCCGCACGAAGCGGCTGCCAGCGGCCACCTCGGCCGCTATCGCCTCTGGCATCACCCCGCCACCCAGGTTCTGCGCCACCAGTGCGGCAATGCTGTCAAAGCCGCCCACCCGCATGCGCATCCGCAGTACGCGGCCGGCCTCTTCAGCCAGCCGCTCCAGCCCGATCGAGATCGCCGAACTCTCGCCGAGCACGATCAGGTCGCAGTCCAGCACGTCGTCCGTAGTCACCTGCTTGCGCCGCGCCAACGCATGGCCGCGCGCAACCACGAGCATCAGCCGGTCGGCCCGGTATGGTGCAGTCGGCATATCGATCACGCCGAGGCTGCTTTCGTAAATGCCGATATCCACGGTACCGCGGCGCAGGCACTGCTGGACCTCCTGGCTGTTCATCTCCTGCAGATCGATACGCACGCCGGGGCAAGCGCTGGCGCAGCGCTGGATGTCGAACGGCAGGAACTGGATCACGGCGGACTTGGGCGCCGCCACCCGCACCACGCCGAGGTCGCCGCCGACGAACGACGACGCATCGTCCTGCATGCGCTGGACCGTGTGGGTAATGCCGCGGGCGTGGGCCAGCAGCGCGCGGCCGGCTTCGGTCAGGGCCATGCCATGAGGCAGGCGTTCGAACAGGGAGACGCCGAGCTGGGATTCCAGCTCGAGGATGCGGCGGGACGCGGCCGCCGCGGCCAGGTGCAGGCGCTCCGCGCCGCGCGTGATGCTGCCTTGGTCGGCGACTGCGATGAAGAGCTGGATGGTGGTGAGGTCGAAATGGAGGCGGGGATTGCGTGAGGAGGAAGACGTCACGATGGTCTGCGCGCCAATGGGCGTCGTTGTGGGCGAGCGACAGATGGCGGTCAGCGAAACCGCCACAAGCATGTCGGAATGAAGCTGTGTGCTCGCCGATTGTCTGCATGAGCGCCGGCATCGGCAATTGCGGGTTTCCCGCGTCCGCGCAGCTTCATCGGGATGCTCGCGAAGGGGCAGCACTGCATAGGTCGCCAATGCCGCGGCTTGGCGCCGCGCCAGTCGGCGCCTTCCGTCCCCATTCACTCGTGGCGCTTCTTTTTCTGGGGCGAAGTCGAAACGGGAGATTTCGGCGGCACGAGGAACATCGCGTGACTCAGAGGCGTGGAAGTCGGTTCGCGTGCCTCCTTGGGGGATGCAGGGGTGACACGCGACTCGTCCATGGCGGTCCCTGGGATCCCCGCACCATTTTCGTAGCCAGTAGAAACCGACTCGAGGTAGCCCGGCGGGAAATGTTGCTCGGGCACGACGGATGTCTGGGCCTGGACGACACCGGCGAGCAGCAACAGGACACTGCCGGCGGTCAGGCAACCTCTACGGGAAAGGACGGGGGAAGGATGAGGGATCATGAAAGCCTCCATGTCCATCGCGAAACACAAGGCGTGGGAATACCCCCGTGAATGGCAGGCAACTTGTTCGTTCGCAGGGCTGCTGTGCGATGACAGAAATCAGCGCCGGACTTGTATGCCTGAGGTGCGGGGGATGGCAACAGCAAGTGCGAACGTGGATCGCGACAGGCTGTGTATCAAGATGTGTAGTCCACCAATCCGGAAAGTCAATGATGACATGACACAGCCGGTGCATCCGCGTTGCGTATGCCCGCAGGCGCAGGCTGCGCGTCAAAGGAAAAAGCGCACGGTGCTTAATATCAATCTTGAAACACTTGTGATTTCTTTCGATTCTGCGATTCTGCGATTGCCGTGACGCGTGGCGCAGATGCTATGACTGTTCGTGTCAAGCGATCAGGTTTCGCTGCGGTAGGTCATAGGCTATGCAGCCAGTTTCGGGATATTGAATCGAAGGCCACCACCTCCTCACGATCTCCAGCGCCGCTACATCATCTCCCCGCGTCGCCGGCCCGAACCATCGCCACATACCGTTGCACCGCTACAACCACCGCATGAACCATGCGAGCCTGGTTCCCCGGATCACTGACATAAGCCTCGTCAGCCGGATCCACAATGACCCCCGCCTCCAGCAGCACCGCTGGCATCACGGATTGCCGCAGAACAACCAGATCGTCGAAGCGATAAATACCAAAATCTGGCGCCAGTAGTTCCCGCGATTCGCCGGCGATTGGTTCCGCATGATGCAACGTCGGCGCGCGCCCCAGCTTGCGCATTTCTTCGCCGAGGATCTGCGCGAATACATAGCTCTGCGCGAAGCGCGGATTGCGTTGCGACACGAAGATCGAATAGCCGGCGATGGGCCGCGTAGTCCGATATGCATCGAGATCGCCCGCCTTGGCTCTCTCCAGATACTGCATCTGCGCGGAATCGTGGTGGATCGACAGGAACAGGTCCGCCTGCCGTGCATTCGCGTACTGGGCGCGCGCTTCCAGCGACACGTTCTCGGTCGGGCCACGGGTGAGGGCCACATCGAACCCGGCCAGCGTGAGCGCCTGTACCAGCTGCGAGGTCAGCCGGTCGTTGTAGTGCACCTCATGGATGCCACGTACACCCAATGCGCCGCCTTGCGACGGTGTGTGTCCGGGATCGATGACGATGCGGACCGGCCGCGGGCTGGCGGGCGACTGCGACGCGCAGGCGACGGCCGAAAGGCCGGCCGCCAGCCCAGCCAACACTGCCCGGCGGCCGCGAGAGATCGCCCCTGTCATCGGATCAGTTCCAGGACTTCTTGCTGATCATGTCGTTGCGGCAGGTGCCGGCCTTGCATTCGCGCACGCGGTCGCGCAGGTATTCGGCGCGGTCGCGGTTGACGCGGTAGTTGCAGTCGACGTCGATGGCCCCGCTAGACTCGCACGACGCGTCGCGGTACTTGATCCAGGCCAGTTGGGTGTCCTTCAACTGCTGCTTCACGCTGTCGCCGACCAGGCCACGCAACTCGTTGTAGCTCGAATTCAATTCCTTGTCGGATTCGAGGAACAACTTCGCGAAGCAGTACGTCTTGTCGTAGCTGGTGCGGTACTTGTCGCATTCGTTGGCGGCATGGGCAGCAAGCGGAGCCAGCAGGGCGAAGGTCAGGGTGGAAAGGATGGCTTTCATTGGCATTGGAATGACGGAAGAGGAAGAGTGGCTGCAGGCGTGCAACGCGTGCCGCCCGCCACGGGCTGAATGGCCGCGCACAGTTTATCCGGTACGGGCAACTGCCGCACCTGGTCCCTGTCGCCTCACCTGGAGAGGCGCGGCTGTGCCACCTGTCCCGGTAACCGCTTAGTCGATCAGCTTGCCGTGCGCATCGAAGAACGGATGCAGTGGGCCATACTCGCCGATCGCGGCGGCGTGTGTGACCAGGCCGTGCTGCGGATGCCACCAGTGCAACAGGTAGCCGGGCGGCTCCATGCGGAAGCGCGACGGTGCCTGTGGGTCCAGGTCCAGCGCCACCTGATGCGCGGGACCGGGCGCGGTGATCGCGATGGTGCCGGCGAAGCGCCGCGTGATGTGGCGATGCAGGTGGCCACACAGTATGCGCTCGACCTGCGGGTGCTGCCGCACGACGGCTTCGAGCGCCGCCGCATTTTCCAGCCCCTGTTCGTCCATGTGCCCGATGCCCGTGTAGAACGGCGGATGGTGCAGCAGCAACAGCGTCGGCTTGGCCGGCGCGGCGGCGAGTGTGGCCTGCAGCCACGGCAGCGCGGCGGGATCGACGCGCCCGCCCGGTTTGCCCGGCACCGTGCAGTCGAAACCGACGAGGCGCAGCGGCCCTGCGTCGACGGCATAGTGGACCGGCGCCTCGCCGTCGCCATTGGCAAACAGGTAGTCATGATCGGCAAACACCGCCCGCAGCGCGCCGCGGCTGTCGTGATTGCCGGGCAGCAGGCGGTATGGCATCGGCAGGCGCTGCAGGATGTCGCGCAGGAAGCAGTACTCGGCCTCGGCGCCGAAGTCGACCAGGTCGCCGGTGATGATGACGATGTCCGGGCGTTGCGGCAGGGCCAGCAGCGTGTCGATCCAGCGGTGCAGCGCGCCGGCGGTATCGACCATCCGGTAGGACAGTTTTCCGCCGGCCTTGATGTGCAGGTCGGTGACATGCGCAACGAGATAGGGCTTGCTCATGCTGCCTCGGCCTCCGCCAATGTGATCATGTGCGCGGTGTCGACGCGCAATCCGATGCGATCGCCGGCCTGCCAGCCGTCGCGCCGCGTGGTGTCGACGATCAGCGGCGCGCCGGCGCCAACATCCACCAGCAGCCGCGTGCAGTTGCCGAGAAACAGCGCGGTGATCACAGCACCCTGCACATGCGCGTTGTCCGCATGCGCGAGCGCCACGTCCTCGGGCCTGAACATGAGTTCGGCACGCGGGCCGGCCGCGGTCTTGGGGTCGCGCGGCACCACGCCGCCCGGCACGCGCCACGCGCCGCCGTGCTCCGCCGTGGCGCAGAGGCGGTTCATCGTGCCGATGAAATCCGCGACGAACGCATTGGCCGGCGCGCGGTAGATCTCCTGCGGCGTGCCTGCCTGCGCGATGCGGCCGCGGTCCATGACGATGATGCGGTCGCCGAGCGCCATCGCCTCCGCCTGGTCGTGCGTCACGTAGACGGCCGTGATGCGCAGGCTGCGCAGGAGCTGGTTGATGTCGGCGCGCAATGCGTCGCGCAGCTTGGCGTCGAGCGCGGTCAGCGGCTCGTCCAGCAGCAGCACGCGCGGCTGCACGGCAATGGCGCGGGCGAGCGCCACGCGCTGACGCTGGCCGCCGGAAAGCTGGTCGACGCGGCGGTCGGCGAACGGCCCGAGATGCATCATGCCGAGCATGTCGTCGATGCGCCGGCGTTGCGTGGCGGCGTCCACGCGGCGCACGCGCAGGCCGTAGCCGATGTTCTCGGCGACCGTCATGTTGGGAAACAGCGCATAGTTCTGGAACACCATGCCGACGCCGCGCTGCTCGATCGGCAGCGCCGTCACGTTGGTGTCGCCGAACCAGACCTCGCCGCCAGCGTCCGGCGACTCCAGTCCCGCGATGATGCGCAGCGTGGTGGTCTTGCCGCAGCCCGAGGGGCCGAGCAGCACCAGCGTCTCGGCGGCACCGATGTCCAGGTCCAGCGGCTGCAGCGCCAGTGCGCCGTCGGCGAAGGTCTTGCCGCAGCGGCGCAGGCGGATGGTCGTGGGTTCATGCATGGCGGGTCTCGGTAGGGGTGGCGGGCGCGGCGGTCACGGCCGGCACCTCGGCGCGCACGTGCTTGCGGGCGCGCGCGCCCATGGCGGCCAGCGCCTGCATCAGCACGAGCAGCGGAATGATCATCACGAAGAAGACGATGGTGTAGGCGGAGCCGATCTCGAGCCGCATCGACGCATAGCTGTCCGCCAGTCCCACGGGCAGCGTCTGCGTGGTCGGCGTGTGCAGCATCCAGGTCAGGTTGAACTCGCCGACCGACAGCGTGACCACCATCAGCGCGCCGGCCAGGATCCCCTGGCGGCAGTTCGGCAGGATCACCGTGAAGAAGCGCTGCATGCGGCCGGCGCCAAGGCTGGCGGCCGCGTCCTCGAGCGTGCGGATGTCGATGGCCGACAGGATCGCCAGCACGGCACGCACCATGAACGGCAGCGTGAACAGCACGTGGCCGATCAGGATAAACACCCAGCTCGTGCGCAGCGCCTGCCACTGGCCATAGAGCAGGATCAGGCCGAGCGCGGTGGCAAGGCCCGGGATCGCCAC
Encoded proteins:
- a CDS encoding flavodoxin family protein; protein product: MKKLAIIYHSAHGHTEHIAGCVQEGAASVADTEARLIKARDLAEAPEELLGYDAYILGSPTYLGGVSGTFKTFMDATGRLWRTQQLKGKLAAGFTVSSLPAGDKQSTLMSIFVFSMQHGMLWVGNPILPEQHGGVPYDEAANRLGSWSGLMAQSDHSAAADAFAPGDVKTARMFGRNFAETLHRVR
- a CDS encoding helix-turn-helix domain-containing protein, whose amino-acid sequence is MDIAEVAKRTGVPASTLRYYEKKGLIVSLGPQGARRRFAEGVVNQLALISLGQAAGLSLDEIRSMFAPDGQAHIDRQLLLEKADEIDALITRLRAMSHGLRHAAECPAPSHAECPTFQKLVKAAASGALQRGLGQPALKRGAR
- a CDS encoding LysR substrate-binding domain-containing protein, coding for MSRQAVAPPSSVLARLRFRHLQLLDVLGRTRNLRAAAEQLHITQPAATKILSDIEGMLQAKLFERLPRDMCPTDLGLFAVRYASTAVADLGKFVSELETLRAGGHGHLTVGAISASAAQVVTAGIREILQKRPRLVIRLVEQSSDQLAVWLEEKKLDIMVGRLTEPRQQAIFDFEVLSPEPVWVVCKPDHPLLAQARPELADLAEWPWILYPPATAIRQLFEETFAAAGIRSLVGMVETPSIFSTLELLQATEMLSLQPRAAVEKYVGQGLLGRVPVPIRRAMTSYGIVTRKNELRSEAMDAFVEILRTVARQQGTAGDAMAPVQDRDDSATIAPMHR
- a CDS encoding CoA transferase, giving the protein MTDFADTRDQTSARPLPLAGVRVLDICQVMAGPYACMLLADLGADVIKIEPPEGGDQTRGSMGFKMKGPDSMGFLNMNRNKRSVTLDLKTESGREVLYRLAQTADILVENYRPGVMKRLGIDYETLSKINPKLVYCSISGFGQSGPWASRPGFDLMAQAMSGVMSVTGYPGGAPVKAGVPVADIGCALFATYGMLSAYIGAKATGKGQYVDASLFDSALAFSIWDTCEYWGTGREPEPLGTANRMSAPYQAMKAADGYFVMGATNQKLWQLLCKTIDRPDLLADERFATVALRLNNRKELIAALEESFARQGCDYWIEHLLEVGIPAGPILTYPQAFDSEHGRHRQMRIEIDHPIEGKVPNIGFAVKMGGTPQQVRRPPPLLGQHTEEILAELGLSKDQQKSLAAAGAFGA
- a CDS encoding DUF2938 domain-containing protein, producing MTRLPEIATIVAIGMGATAFMDVWLTFLKRIGVPTLNFAFIGRWVGHLFRGRFAHASIGQAQPISGERALGWLTHYAIGIAFAWLLIAIGGASWAHNPTVLPAVLVGMATVAAPLFIMQPAMGAGFAASRTPTPFRNCLRSVANHTVFGFGLYLSARCIASLMQ
- a CDS encoding DUF2798 domain-containing protein, whose product is MIPRKYGPQLFSLVLSGLMSLIVAGISTYRAVGLVPDFAGMWISAWLTAWLVAFPAVLLVTPVARRAVQALVEE
- a CDS encoding enoyl-CoA hydratase/isomerase family protein, with amino-acid sequence MSTAQPDEGRVTLTRQGQVATLTFDRPAARNAMTWAMYEQLASHCRTLSAEGNSGARVVVMRGAGGEAFVAGTDIAQFRQFSGGDDGVGYEARIDEGIGLVERLPMPTVAVVEGWAVGGGLAIATACDFRVATPKAKFGVPIAKTLGNTLSAQNLAKLRAAWGLQPVRRMLLLAQILDADAALACGFLEGVYAPEALDGEVNALCGRLAALAPVTQRVVKESLRRQTVEAVADTDDLVRQCYGSEDFREGVEAFVGRRPPEWRGK
- a CDS encoding DUF1697 domain-containing protein, whose protein sequence is MKHYILLLRGINVGGKNALPMKDLVSILDSLGAVEVRTYIQSGNVVFEASKEAAAHIASKLGPEIKRRRGFQPTVLVLSQNDLRRAIERNPFPDAESDANRLQVGFLADAPASPDLERLGTIKLESERFRLDGKVFYLHAPAGVGTSKLAANSERLLGVPMTARNWKTVCRLMEMAEARAPK